The genomic segment gcacggcgagcgcccgcgcttatatcagtgcaaatactaggaaggctggccaccgcgagtcgtcttgtaatagatgtctataggggttggtctgtgttgtATAGCAACAACCCACACAGTGAGCTGTCCAATGTCTGAGCAAAAAGTGCCTACTAGGCGGATTCTTGGTTGCAAAAGTGTTAAGTAGAATATTAAATGAGCAACTCACTTTGGTGATGCCAGGTAAGTCCACAAGGGTGAGGTTGACAACTTTGGTGGAGAAAATCTTGAGGTTGATGGCCTCCGGGCAGATACCCTTGTTGTTGCCTGCCATCCGGTCCGTCTCCCGCTCTATTTCTTGCCGGATCTGGTCGAAGTCTGTGTAGATCTTGTCTTTTGTGTGCAGGAATTTGCCCCATTCTTCTAAGTTTACAGTACCTGAAACAATGGACAAATCATATGTATTCTGGGTAGATTtacccatactaatattataaatgggaaagtgtgtgtctgtttgtttgtccgtctttcacagcaaaacggagtgatgaagtgacatgattttttaagtagagatagttgaagggatggagagtgatataggctttttgtctcttccacCTCCCCCCACTTTCATAAAATGGGGGtcgaaagtttgtatggaacattccgcaattttcgaatttaacgcgagcgaagccgcggacaaaagctagtcagctataaaaagaatattacatacatacatacaatcacgcctgtttcccagaggggtaggcagagatcacggatttccatttactacgatcctgacaaaccactttcgcttcacacactttcataacatttctcatacacgctcgtcggtttcgagtacttctgacctggcctctttgcaatatttccccgatttgatcaagaaaagttcgcctaggtcttccactaccaactgacccttccactcctttttcatatactttcttcgttaaaaAGAATATTATAGGAGTGATATTTATAGCTGGCCCAGTGAAGTAAACATACTATTACTTCCTATAAATAACTAATTTAAACAGAGTAACTTTGTTTCCTGTAGAACAATTATTTGAGGAGAATATAATGTGAGGTAAATTACTgacatacaaaattatttttcttatagTAACTCCAGAGATGTACAGAAAGTAAAGTAAACGTCCTTGTTAAAGAAACAGATAATTCTTTATCTTTgcctggtaaaaaaaaaaactagcctCAAATATTTAACTAACTTAACCACTGAAACATAAGTCTACATATCTTATGCAACTATTGATAGTGTGCCACAGGCACCACATACATAAGCATGATAcagatgataataaataaataaatataatggtCAGAATTTTatagatatccatactaatatataaataaatatattatttttatttttttgatgaatacttttgcatgttaaattttatttatttaatgcatgttaattataagatgtaatgtaatgttttgaaaagaagtggcccgccgtgTTTCTTGCTGGTCCCATAGTgaatacccccctcccaactgaggggggactgaaatcttctcgaggctgaggcgtagggttagatcCGGCGTAGCtatatttgacgttcatatgcgcattgtaatatgcctacttgaaaaataaatatttcattttcattttcaatatgtgtgtctgtttgtttgtccgtctttcacggcaaaacggagcgaccgattgacgtgatttttaaagtggagatagttgaagggatgcagagtgacataggctaccttttgtctctttctaacgcgagctaagccgcgggcaaaatctagtggTAACATATTTATGAGAGGACTAaagaatattttaaatagatgTAACATGAAACACATACAAGAAGTAAATAATAACAGAAATCTTagtaataaaaaatggaaaaatggattagtttaAACAGAACATCAGCAGATCCAAGCAAGTAGAAATGGCATCCAAATTTGTTTGGCTAATACCAACCTGGAGAAAACATTGAGTTGGATAGCTGAGTTATTGGATTCCATGATGCTGGCACTGGTATCTGCTGTCTTAGCtctaggtataaatatagtACATAATGATAAATCATCTATTTCTGGCTATGTAATCAATAGCAATATTAAGGACATCTAACTATTTTGTATGTAAAATTAAATGCATAAGAATGCTTAATGGTATCGGCATCCAAAATTGAGTCTTTAATATGTCATCGAAGGACAAACTGCATTGTGAGGAAATTGCCATGCAAAGCAGCTCTGTTGAGACATGCCTCACTCAAGTCTATGCTGCTGAATATGTGTTTTAGTGGAGTAAAAGTGGCAGTGGGGTCAAGTTACAGTCAAGTAACAGTTTTGAACAGAACTCAACTacaaacaataaataattttacaattatacattattttacaaCATATTCTATAGGTATTGATACTATGATGCCTTACATGTGTAATATTTCCCAATAGTATATAAACACATATCATAAAGTTTACTCAGTGTCTAAAAGGTAACAACTACCCATTGAAATGGTGACTTCCCACAACAGAATGAGGTCAATTAAATTGCAAGTGTTACACACAATGGCACAACCAGTGCATAATCATTATGATGGCATTGAAGATTCACAAAGAAACAGTAAAAAGTAATGTTgcatgattaaaaaaaatgtaaacagaGCTAGTGGTGCATAACATGATTTGCATTTTATTCAAGGGCACACAATGTTAGCTTAGAACAGTAAATAGTACAATAATCTTGAGTTTTAGGAATTTGAGCATGCAAAatagtttattattataaaacaacaACTATAATTAAGTTAAAGAGAAACCCTTCATACCTTCTTCAGCGGACCGATGCTCCTTGCTATCTTTAGGGCTGTACACCAGCTGCAATATCAGCGGGCGCCTGGTCACGATGCCGGGACCGCGGGGGAGGAAAGAGCGCCCGACCAGACTCTCAATCACTGAACTCTTGCCAGAACTCTGTACAAATAAAGTTACTCTGTATAACCTATGCAATCATAGCAAATTCTAGTCTTCACACGATGCAGAGAATGTTCAAATTTCATGTAACGTTAGGAACTAACGTCCGCTAATGAGGGTGGACAATAGTCAATGACAGGTTACCCAGTTCACTGAAATTAAATGGGGACAAAGAACTATATGTGACATAACAACCGATTTATTAGACACCCAAGCACATGGCTCTTTTCAATCACTTTTTCAGTAAAACATCTAATTCATGGTTACGCAACAACAAGAATAATATCTACCTGTGTTCCTAAAACTATGATTTGTGGTAACTGAATGGCATCTGCTCCAACCGTATTAAATACATCTTGCAATTTATTAATAACTGGTATAAGTGCTTCCATAATTGTCTATTTGCTCTATTACACACAGTAAGTTCGATTATACAGTGAAGTCACGAACTTTACGGGCCGAAATTATTTATAACGAACTTTtacctaaatacaataatacacGACCGGTAAAAATCGGCCATATTGATTTCAGATTTTGACATCAGGGTTGCTGttgcaaaataaaaattgttaagACAATTTTACACGATTCCGGTCTATATCCATGAAAATCGATGTTTATCAATTGTCGATTTTCGTAAATCACTTTATTCACTTGTATTTGCTAATTTTGACTTTCCTTGTTCATAGCCATGACCTGAGCTTATAAAATATAGGCCCTTCGAATATTGTCATGCGTGAACTGCGTGAATCGAAACTTGATTGTCATTGTTGACAAATCAACGTTCAGAAGTCGTTTAATATTTATCACATAAGTAGCAaaagtgtagcatttttcaaCCGAATTAGGATGATATAAATGAGCAAAAACAATGCAAAACCAAATTGATTTTACAGATAAAACTGAATTGCTGTGCCTCCTTTTATTTtagaattatttttttcttctaaTACTTATATGACCAAGAAGCCTATATTCTGAACGTTGGCTGTAAttcaatgtcaatgtcaaagAAGTGTCAAACTTTGCTTAGCTTGGGTCAATGTTCTTCGATTTCTTGTTTTAGAGCTATAgaattatattttctttttataattactttCTTACTGTAACTTTCGTGCTCCTCGAAAAACAATAATGCTGACTTTGGAGGTTTGTATTGAAAGTCGTCTCCTGTCGTTAATCTAGATATCAAAATCTACTATATTGTAAATGTTTGATTTGCAGGAGTCTCGAGTTGACGCCGGGCGCTTTATTACTAACTCGCAGTCCATAGAATTTGGGCCCTGGCATATCTCCTACGACATAAGCTGTATCTTACCCAGTATTTGCTCTACAAAAGTCGTTTGCGAACGGGACGATGATCAGTTTTGTCAATTCTGCATGTAAGTGAATCGAAGTATTCgtgctttatttattttaattttcggTTTAATGAActagtttttttaatttcagaTACTGCAAGGAGCTGGAAATTCCACATTTTCCTGACATGGTGTTTCCTAAGAATATTTTATCGTTGACTCACAAGAACGGAGCTGCAATCAATTTTAACCCTCTGGATGCTTTAAAGCTAGTGTCATCTACTACTGAAGCTATAGAAGTGTCTTGTGCGGAAGCTTGGCAGGGAGCAAGGTAGGGTTTGTATGCTTCGGGCGGTATAAAATCGTCATCATTATCACCAGCAATAATATGTTACACAAGAAAGGTTCCATACATCTTACATAATCTTATTTGTATATCTATAAGTGCATGTCAAACATTTTTGTAGCCTAAGAGgagtaataaaatattgcagGTGACTATAATAAATTAAGCTTTTGTAAACTTACTACATTGTCTTATTCCAAAACTAATATTTGTTATTgttataaaacttatttttgtttttacataGACCAGATGCCACGAAGAAGAAGAGACCATTTGACTGGACCTTCTCCACAGATTACAAAGGCACGCTCACAGACAACATCACCGTTGAACCCACCGATGAGAACATCAACTACGAGTTGTTGAAACAGAAGGATCAGATCCTGTACTACCATGACCTCACACTGTTTGAGGATGAGTTGCATGATCATGGGATATCTAAGCTATCTGTCAAAATTGTAAGTTCATctcaaaattacatatttagtGTGTTTCTACATTATCTGATCCCATATCGGAAGTACGAAGGATTAAAaagaaaatcaaagatggcggcgaaAATATATGAGATATCAGTCCAACATCCATTATCgtattggataatgtgaaaacgcacttacagcaAGCAAGTTAATTGAATCCTGAATGAAGCAAAAGATTTTATAATTCTGAGTGTTATTCTAAATTGAATCCTGAATGATTCCAGCAAAAGatttgaaataattttgctacaaTGTGGAACATTCTGCTTTTCCCAAAATATGAATTACCACTGTTGTAAACGAGCAATTCTAGTTATGTTTGtatatttggatcacgtctccgattttggcaaaaattggtaggctgatagagtccataatgctgagcaagatcaactaggtttcccaaaatgtcacacattgtatgaaaccttccttttttgtcaccagatttctatacattttcggtaacaaaaaaggaaggttcaTACAAACTAAGtgagacattttgggaaacctagtggatcttgctcggCATCAcggactatcagcctaccaatttttatcaaaatcggagactaTCAGCCTTACAAATTTTTCCATCAAAGACATCtaacacttgtaaattgtaacttgtagcttcgagaaatgggcccctgatccaaatgtacaaactctTCGGGAATTGCAAATTTACAACAAgcgacattaaataaatgtcatatacaaagaaaaaatgaccaatgcctccaagtgttccaagctggattcgaaccagcgtactccattaaccggacggatgcctcaaccactcggccaaaaaatattttctatgagaaaatagtttaatttgatCTAAGATTTTTTTACAACAAGCAAGTTAATTGAATCCTGAATGAAGTGAAAGATTTTATAATTCTGAGTGTAGGGAGGTATTCTAAATTGGAACCCCGAACATAGTGCTGGATTCCAGCACTAACGCGgaaggtggaaataattttgctacaaTGTGGAACATTCTGCTTTTCCCAAAacccaaaatacaaattttacaagcttttattcaacttgccttgttagtatgttagtttggttcaaaatgtagaagctaagtttgacccactttccggtttctgaaattttgcacacataataAATCATGTGACAaagcaatattatggtatcatggagctgatctgatgatggagcagaaaggtggtcataatTAGAATGGTGGGGTaatgtgacaaaaaaaaacaaatgagcagttcccgaatactttgtacatagccacgtcagcaaattttaattgatcctattttgttaccaacatttagtaatataagtcaactttcgtaagatatatacaggataattgttataattaagaaaatatagatactagagaacctcaatgacgaaattaaacttactaaaatctcaattcatcaaaaaaaacttggtaacaaaataggaataataaaaacaaatttaactttttccttaatttttctacaaacttttcgagaactggtgAAATTAGATTTACACCGCAAtacctttataaaaaaaaaacaagtaacACATCAATCAAAGAGTTGATTTCTCAAGAGATCtgttactattattttattattcaaatatgcAATTTGTATTAATGGGTTAAAAAGTTTAAATATCAACAAATGGTTTTTACTATAAATGTTTCAGAGAGTAATGCCGACCTACTGGTTCGTATTGCTCAGGTACTTCCTGAGAGTGGACGACGTCATGGTGAGATCGCACGAGACCAGGATGTTTCACATGTTGAACACTAATTATGTGATACGGGAATATACAGCCAAGGAATCTAAAGCTGAAGATTTACAGGTattatttctaaaatacaaAACGTATTAGCGACGTGAAAAACCGTATTAGCACGgggtggatgaaatggcgacaggtcacgGGAACCATTTGTGACGCCCGGATGCCTCTTCGACTGAAgggcaaaatttataaatctgtcatcagacctgtcgtcatgtatggatcagagtgttgggccctaaaggtgacggatgaaaagagattgcatgtagcagagatgagaatgttaagatggatgtgtggcgtcacaagaatggataagataaagaatgagtatatcagaggaagcctgaaagtagcaccgatagttgaaaaagtaagagcgaatcgactagcatggtatggacatgtaatgcggagggatgaaaggcatgtgacgagaaagatattacgaatgaatgtggaaggtggtggaagtaacgggaggggaaaaccgaagaagaggtggatggactgtgtgagacatgatatggaactaaaacaagttaatgatgagatgacgagtgacagagatgtatggaagagaaagacatgctgcgccgaccccaagtgactgggataagggcaagagaatgatgatttCTAAAATACAAAATTGTAGCAATTAAtatcagcagtgggcgattaagggctgatatgatgatgatgaaattttAAGAGAAGCACTAATGGGTTAGGTACAGCACGTAAAAACGATTGGAATAAAAGACTACTTGAATGGCGACCATAATTAGGGAGAAGAGCGTCGTCAAAAAAGACCGCAGATGCGCTGGGCGGACGATATTAAAAGGACTGCTGGGAAGAAGTGGCTCCAGATCGCACAgaaccgtgacgagtggcgcatGTCGAAGGAGGCCTACACccgaagagagagagagagagactgATGGGATGCGGTAATAGTCTGGaactttcaatccagaggttgcgggttcgaatcACGGCTtgcatcaatgagtttttcataacttatgtgcgaaatgtcatttaatattctCCAGCCGCTTTTCGGTTAAGGAAAACatggtgaggaaaccggactaatcccaaaagacctagttacccttcaggttgaaagatcagatggcagtcactttggTTTTCGTCGTCTCCGCTCCCTTGAAAATAAtcgatgatagcgcgagcgagttttgacgaccggtctggcctattCGGTAGTATCCTGCCTGCTACgcagcggtcccgggttcgaatcccggtaagggaagttatttgtgtgatgactgtgatgagcacagatatttgttccagagtcatggatgttttctatgtatataagtatttgtatattttatatatcgctgtctgagtacccacagcacaagccttcttgattttaccgtgggactcagtcaatctgtgtaagaatttcctataaaatttagttatagtttgtcgcctataaatcgctcgctctttCTTTTATTTACAAGGGAGCGACTaacttttgttcgtttctatttgCTTACTCGCTAAGGTGGGACCAGTGTCTTAGACCTtactgttttttagggttccgtagtcaactaggaacccttatagtttcgccatgtctgtctgtccgtccgtccgtccgcggataatctcagtaaccgttagcactagaaagctgaaatttggtcccaatatgtatatcaatcacgccaacaaagtgcaaaaataaaaaatggaaaaaaatgttttattagggtacatgtaaagtgggcgctgatattttttttcattccaaccccaacatgtgatatattgttagataggtatttcaaaatgaataagggtttactaagatcgttttttgataatattaatattttcggaaataatcgctcctaaaggaaaaaaaagtgcgtcccccccctctaacttttgaaccatatgtttaaaaaatatgaaaaaaaaccggccaagtgcgagtttattttatttatttatatatattttgtaatgtaactaaaaatttaaggttttcggaatttttcctttatgtgtgctataaaacgttgcttcatgccaaatttcaagattctaggtcgactggaagtaccctttaggttttgattcccttgcgagtacttgcgagtttcaaaatatgcagcttaaattgctgtttcttttgattgcgttgacatagaagtttgattttgttacagcttaaaggtattatagacctgagtatttggtatgaatttcaatttaatacctctacgcgtttatgaggaaatgggtagtaaggttaaaattattaaaaaaaaatatattatgtgatgtaactaaaaatttatggttttcgtaatttttcctttatctatgctataagacgttgcttcgtaccaaatttcaagattctgagttcacgggaagcaccctgtaggttttgattcccttgcaagtgtcgaaaatttgcggcataaacggctgaatcttttgattgcgttggcttagaagtttgattttttcacagcttcaagggacagtagacctgagtaattgatataaatttcagcttcatacctccacgcgttcctgagaaaaagggtcttgacagacggacggacggacagacggacaacaaagtgatcctataagggttccgttttttccttttgaggtacggaaccctaaaaatcacaaaagtagaactttataaagacattCTAGGAAAAtcgttttgaacttgataggttcagtagtttttgagaaaaatacagaaaactacggaaccctacactgagcgtggcccgacacgctcttggccggttttactttattttattacctatgtatttgtttattttcagaTCCCTACATCACAAATGAAGGATGGAGATGATGTTATACCTTTTCTCACATTGACAGAAAAAACTCTTCACAAACTGATAATCAACTCAGAAACCAATTCTAGTTAAAGAAAatacttttataaaaatcttGTTAATAGAATGCCGTCAATAGTAatgaatttttttaataatttaagttatgTAATAAAGTGCG from the Leguminivora glycinivorella isolate SPB_JAAS2020 chromosome 8, LegGlyc_1.1, whole genome shotgun sequence genome contains:
- the LOC125228917 gene encoding TIP41-like protein, yielding MLTLEESRVDAGRFITNSQSIEFGPWHISYDISCILPSICSTKVVCERDDDQFCQFCIYCKELEIPHFPDMVFPKNILSLTHKNGAAINFNPLDALKLVSSTTEAIEVSCAEAWQGARPDATKKKRPFDWTFSTDYKGTLTDNITVEPTDENINYELLKQKDQILYYHDLTLFEDELHDHGISKLSVKIRVMPTYWFVLLRYFLRVDDVMVRSHETRMFHMLNTNYVIREYTAKESKAEDLQIPTSQMKDGDDVIPFLTLTEKTLHKLIINSETNSS